In Candidatus Pelagibacter ubique HIMB140, a single window of DNA contains:
- a CDS encoding DUF6691 family protein, protein MNKLASLLSGIIFGIGLVISEMVNPAKVLGFLDLFGNWDPSLAFVMIGALVVSSPLFHIIKKKEKPLFAEKFNYSNNRTINNQLILGSALFGAGWGLGGLCPGPAITSVALLNIYSVTFVVSMLVGFYFVKTLNLNKAK, encoded by the coding sequence TATTGGTTTAGTGATATCTGAAATGGTTAATCCAGCAAAAGTATTAGGCTTTTTAGATTTATTTGGAAATTGGGATCCTTCTCTTGCATTTGTGATGATTGGAGCTTTGGTTGTTTCATCTCCCCTGTTTCACATAATTAAGAAAAAAGAAAAACCATTATTTGCTGAGAAATTTAATTATTCAAACAACAGAACAATTAATAATCAATTAATATTAGGTTCAGCTTTATTTGGTGCTGGATGGGGATTGGGTGGATTATGTCCTGGTCCAGCTATAACTTCTGTTGCTTTATTGAATATTTACTCAGTAACTTTTGTTGTTTCAATGTTAGTTGGTTTTTATTTTGTGAAAACTTTGAATTTAAATAAAGCTAAGTAA
- a CDS encoding gamma-glutamylcyclotransferase family protein — translation MIINSLFVYGSLQPGEANENYLKHLEGTWKQGFVLGNLFKKGWGNKIGFPVIQLDKSGEKVSGWLLESDNLQNNLKMLDDFEGKEYRRSTTNVYLNDGSIQLAYIYELNE, via the coding sequence GTGATCATCAATTCTTTATTTGTCTATGGTTCATTACAACCTGGTGAAGCAAATGAAAATTATTTAAAACATTTGGAAGGTACTTGGAAACAGGGATTTGTTTTAGGCAATCTATTTAAAAAAGGATGGGGAAATAAAATTGGTTTTCCTGTGATTCAATTGGATAAATCAGGAGAAAAAGTTAGTGGCTGGTTACTTGAATCAGATAATCTTCAAAATAATTTAAAAATGTTGGATGATTTTGAAGGAAAAGAATACAGAAGATCTACAACCAACGTTTATTTGAATGATGGATCTATACAATTAGCTTATATTTATGAATTAAATGAATAA
- a CDS encoding NAD(P)H-dependent oxidoreductase, whose translation MKKIFLVYGHYNDNSFNAAIKNEFIKHSELKGNKVDVVDLYKEKFDPVFAGEDPSAEVLDHRKRIEESDTIVLVAPIWNFRMPAIVEGWIDKVLAPPWAFRFKQLVGNYGYPIGNLRKKKAVIFCTYGSPRLAITTFFLNLPIRRLKRGVFHMCGIYNITYRRYFAVPFVSDSKRQEFLEDVRKTANNI comes from the coding sequence ATGAAAAAAATTTTCCTAGTTTACGGTCATTATAATGACAATTCATTTAATGCAGCAATTAAAAATGAATTTATCAAACACTCTGAATTAAAAGGTAATAAAGTAGACGTTGTAGATTTATACAAAGAAAAGTTTGATCCTGTATTTGCTGGTGAGGACCCAAGCGCTGAAGTCTTAGATCATCGTAAGAGAATAGAAGAGAGTGATACAATTGTATTAGTTGCACCAATATGGAATTTTAGAATGCCAGCAATTGTTGAAGGATGGATTGATAAAGTGTTGGCACCACCATGGGCATTTAGATTTAAGCAACTAGTTGGAAACTATGGTTATCCAATTGGTAATTTAAGAAAAAAGAAAGCCGTAATTTTTTGTACATATGGTTCACCAAGACTAGCTATCACTACATTTTTTTTAAATTTACCGATTAGAAGACTTAAAAGAGGGGTATTTCATATGTGTGGCATATATAACATTACCTATCGAAGATATTTTGCAGTACCTTTTGTAAGCGACTCAAAAAGACAAGAGTTCTTAGAAGATGTTAGA